From one Phocaeicola salanitronis DSM 18170 genomic stretch:
- a CDS encoding DUF6531 domain-containing protein yields MSDVFKNIADAVDSNSVRRGFSDLFTASKAALDRLQSGLAGALPSVPGMPVAKFGDLSVGIDTHPTVTPPSPVMPVPHVGKVYDLLADLMASLATAIPPSAGGVAGVAGSILKGMAPSVKVHGQWIAQAGIGIVHLPAYVLHSAPLVSGMSESEMWMGSSTVLADGAPCSALTHPALSCNIVGIPTVPRKGKPKKVSKALMAPTSMLSTITSAGKPVLVGGPPTIDMFALALKFGLKGLGKLWKKLGDKFQALIDRLRQKGKNRLADILQPIKCKTFGEPVDAATGRVYHTNVDFELPGPIPIVWERTYYSDAAVDGPLGYNWHHSYNLGIRRLEEEAFLFRHADGRESFLPVLEPGGSYFDRKEQLLWTLDAQGYLLTDIRGLQYRFGGPENRFGYRMVSEISTKDGFRIRFEYASAGRLSGIISSRGERLKVETDGLGRVCCVSIRQDNEEVKLVRYRYDGRGDMVETTDALDVSKHFVYADGHLLVQLTNQGGMSFHWEYEGRGENARCVHTWGDGGVMEYFIRYAKGCTRIRNGEDAETEYYYGEDRLIYKIVDANGGITRQQYNGYQELEVTVNPEGYTRKTAYNEFGQPVRITDENGGDTFLNYDKNRNLTSLRTPEGRELSWDYDEQDRVVSRTTLSGETVEYTYDGGVLRTITDGQGRVYTLTFNDRYDLELLQFPNGLFRRWEYDGRGRLVQAVDVKGNATRYAYDRADNLIRLEEPDGNVHRFEYDAMGNLVHAADNIREVRFTYGALGVLKSREQERHRITFGYNSELQLRRIGNEAGDNYFFGLDGLGQVITETGFDGIRREYERDGAGRVTRVNRPGGKWTEYLYDGLDNILKEEQYDGEVSLYTYDKDGLLVKAQNAENLLEFIRDRKTGLVTGEKQGEYTVSRTYDSEGNCTRITSSLGADIRHTYDREGNLQAMQSGEGWQASWVRDNTGLEVQRTFSGGVTVRTERDRFGREVRKSVRSGGIERGAYRYEWGIANRLLAKENELTGTVMRYDYDRFDFLIRQETTDGSETDVIYRVPDFVGNLFETPERKDRKYGAGGRLLEDPNCFYHYDDEGNLVFREFKELQDNAVTHDRKRLEKERGIRCLATGTGWLYGWASNGMLKKVIRPDGRPVEFRYDALGRRTAKRYFGKVTRWVWDGNVPLHEWSYKAIGLQSDEEGNIPPKEPAEDITTWVFEAGTFVPAAKIQGDKQYSIVSDYMGTPIQMYDGQGNKTWDCTLDIYGKVLAVDKGTEFDCPFRFQGQYADEEIGLYYNRFRYYNPDIGMYVSQDPIGIFGGNPTLHGYVHDTNSWTDILGLEIIPNKAAGLERETIAKKWLQNQFPNAEILSERYLKYANGKSVYDVVTGSRRRVDFVVVENGKVIGVYEVTSSTADKSFQALKEERIKRRGGTYIKEPGKKGKLYDISNIKTTRLDVDLESKEVKYH; encoded by the coding sequence ATGTCAGATGTATTCAAAAATATAGCTGACGCCGTTGATAGCAACAGCGTCAGACGGGGCTTTTCCGACCTTTTCACGGCCTCGAAAGCGGCTCTGGACAGGCTCCAGTCAGGTCTGGCAGGAGCTCTTCCTTCCGTGCCGGGCATGCCTGTGGCCAAGTTCGGCGACCTGTCCGTAGGGATCGACACGCACCCCACGGTCACGCCGCCTTCCCCCGTCATGCCCGTGCCGCACGTGGGCAAGGTGTACGACCTCCTGGCCGACCTCATGGCAAGCCTGGCAACGGCCATCCCCCCGTCCGCGGGCGGCGTGGCAGGCGTGGCGGGCAGCATACTCAAGGGCATGGCCCCGTCCGTGAAGGTCCACGGCCAGTGGATCGCCCAGGCGGGCATCGGCATCGTGCACCTGCCGGCCTACGTCCTGCATTCCGCCCCGCTGGTCAGCGGCATGTCCGAGTCCGAGATGTGGATGGGCAGCTCTACGGTACTGGCGGACGGCGCCCCCTGTTCCGCCCTGACGCATCCGGCCCTCTCCTGCAACATAGTGGGAATACCGACCGTCCCCCGCAAGGGCAAGCCCAAGAAGGTAAGCAAGGCGCTGATGGCCCCCACCTCCATGCTGTCCACCATCACTTCGGCGGGCAAGCCGGTGCTTGTCGGAGGCCCGCCGACCATCGACATGTTCGCCCTGGCCCTGAAATTCGGCCTCAAGGGACTGGGGAAACTGTGGAAAAAGCTGGGCGACAAGTTCCAGGCACTGATTGACAGGCTGAGACAGAAAGGAAAGAACAGGCTGGCGGACATTCTCCAGCCCATCAAGTGCAAGACGTTCGGCGAGCCGGTGGATGCCGCCACAGGCAGGGTGTACCACACCAACGTGGACTTCGAGCTTCCCGGCCCCATCCCCATCGTCTGGGAGCGCACCTATTACAGCGATGCCGCTGTGGACGGGCCGCTGGGCTACAACTGGCACCACAGCTACAACCTGGGCATACGCCGTCTGGAGGAAGAGGCGTTCCTTTTCCGCCACGCCGACGGGCGTGAGTCCTTCCTGCCCGTGCTGGAACCCGGCGGTTCCTATTTCGACCGCAAGGAGCAGCTTCTCTGGACACTCGACGCACAGGGCTACCTGCTCACCGACATCCGGGGGCTCCAATACCGTTTCGGCGGGCCGGAAAACCGTTTCGGATACCGCATGGTGTCGGAGATTTCCACAAAAGACGGGTTCCGCATCCGTTTCGAGTACGCTTCCGCCGGACGCCTGTCGGGCATCATATCCTCCCGCGGCGAACGCCTGAAAGTGGAAACCGACGGGCTGGGCCGTGTATGCTGCGTGTCCATCCGGCAGGACAACGAGGAGGTCAAGCTGGTCCGCTACCGGTACGACGGACGGGGCGACATGGTGGAGACCACCGACGCGCTGGATGTCAGCAAGCATTTCGTCTATGCCGACGGACACCTGCTCGTGCAGCTCACCAACCAGGGAGGCATGTCCTTCCATTGGGAATATGAAGGCAGGGGCGAAAATGCCCGGTGTGTGCATACGTGGGGCGACGGCGGCGTGATGGAATACTTCATCCGCTACGCCAAGGGGTGCACCCGCATCCGCAACGGCGAGGATGCCGAGACCGAATACTACTACGGAGAGGACAGGCTCATCTACAAGATCGTGGATGCCAACGGCGGGATTACCCGCCAGCAGTACAACGGCTATCAGGAGCTGGAGGTCACGGTCAATCCCGAAGGATATACCCGCAAGACGGCCTACAACGAGTTCGGTCAGCCCGTCCGCATCACGGACGAGAACGGCGGGGACACGTTCTTGAATTACGACAAGAACCGCAACCTGACCTCGCTCCGCACACCGGAAGGCAGGGAGCTGTCATGGGACTATGACGAACAGGACCGTGTCGTCAGCCGCACCACGCTCAGCGGGGAGACGGTGGAATACACCTACGACGGCGGAGTCCTGCGCACCATCACCGACGGACAGGGACGGGTTTACACGCTCACCTTCAACGACAGGTACGACCTTGAGTTGTTGCAGTTCCCCAACGGGCTGTTCCGCCGTTGGGAATACGACGGCAGGGGCAGGCTCGTGCAGGCGGTGGACGTGAAAGGCAACGCCACCCGCTACGCCTACGACCGTGCCGACAACCTCATCCGCCTTGAGGAGCCGGACGGCAACGTGCACCGTTTCGAGTACGACGCCATGGGCAACCTGGTCCATGCCGCCGACAACATCCGTGAGGTCAGGTTCACCTACGGTGCTCTGGGCGTGCTGAAAAGCCGCGAGCAGGAGCGTCACCGCATCACCTTCGGCTACAACAGCGAGCTGCAGCTCCGCCGCATCGGGAACGAGGCGGGCGACAACTATTTCTTCGGGCTGGACGGGCTGGGCCAGGTCATTACGGAGACAGGCTTCGACGGCATCCGCCGCGAGTACGAGCGTGACGGGGCGGGACGAGTCACACGGGTGAACCGTCCCGGCGGCAAATGGACCGAATACCTCTACGACGGGCTGGATAACATCCTGAAGGAGGAACAGTACGACGGGGAGGTCTCCCTTTACACGTATGACAAGGACGGCCTGCTCGTCAAGGCACAGAACGCGGAGAACCTGCTGGAGTTCATCCGTGACAGGAAGACAGGACTGGTCACCGGGGAAAAACAGGGAGAATATACCGTCAGCCGCACGTATGACAGCGAAGGAAACTGCACCCGCATCACCAGCAGTCTGGGAGCGGACATCCGCCATACATACGACCGGGAGGGTAACTTGCAGGCCATGCAGTCGGGCGAAGGCTGGCAGGCGTCCTGGGTGCGTGACAACACGGGGCTGGAGGTGCAGCGCACGTTCTCCGGGGGTGTGACCGTCAGGACGGAGCGCGACCGTTTCGGGCGCGAGGTGCGCAAGTCCGTGCGGTCGGGCGGCATCGAGCGCGGGGCGTACCGCTACGAGTGGGGCATCGCTAATCGGTTGCTCGCCAAGGAGAACGAGCTGACGGGAACGGTCATGCGCTACGATTACGACCGTTTCGACTTCCTCATCCGCCAGGAAACGACAGACGGTTCCGAGACGGACGTGATATACCGCGTGCCGGACTTCGTGGGAAACCTCTTTGAAACGCCGGAGAGGAAAGACCGCAAGTACGGTGCGGGAGGCCGGCTGCTGGAAGACCCGAATTGTTTCTACCACTACGACGACGAGGGCAACCTCGTTTTCCGCGAGTTCAAGGAGTTGCAGGACAACGCCGTGACTCATGACCGCAAGCGCCTGGAGAAGGAGCGCGGCATCCGCTGCTTGGCTACGGGCACGGGATGGCTCTACGGGTGGGCGTCCAACGGCATGCTGAAGAAAGTGATACGTCCGGACGGCAGGCCGGTGGAGTTCCGGTATGACGCGTTGGGGCGCCGCACGGCCAAACGGTATTTCGGGAAGGTCACACGCTGGGTGTGGGATGGCAACGTACCGCTGCACGAATGGAGTTACAAAGCCATTGGCTTACAATCGGACGAAGAGGGAAACATCCCTCCCAAAGAACCAGCAGAAGATATTACCACCTGGGTGTTCGAGGCGGGCACGTTTGTACCTGCGGCAAAGATACAGGGCGATAAACAGTATTCCATCGTGTCCGACTACATGGGTACTCCTATCCAGATGTACGACGGGCAGGGAAACAAGACCTGGGACTGCACACTGGATATTTACGGAAAAGTGCTTGCCGTTGACAAGGGAACGGAGTTCGATTGTCCGTTCAGGTTCCAAGGACAATATGCGGATGAAGAAATAGGACTATATTATAATAGATTCAGGTACTACAACCCAGATATCGGGATGTATGTCTCGCAAGATCCGATTGGAATATTTGGTGGAAATCCAACACTCCATGGTTATGTTCACGATACAAATAGTTGGACAGATATTTTAGGACTCGAAATAATTCCAAACAAAGCCGCAGGATTAGAAAGAGAAACCATTGCAAAAAAATGGCTACAAAATCAATTCCCAAATGCTGAAATCTTATCCGAAAGGTATTTAAAATATGCCAATGGAAAAAGTGTCTATGATGTTGTAACAGGTTCAAGAAGAAGAGTTGACTTTGTAGTAGTAGAAAATGGAAAAGTAATTGGTGTTTATGAGGTCACAAGTTCAACAGCAGATAAATCATTTCAGGCTCTTAAAGAGGAGCGGATAAAGCGGCGTGGCGGAACATACATAAAAGAACCTGGAAAAAAAGGTAAACTTTATGATATATCAAATATTAAAACAACAAGATTAGATGTTGATTTAGAATCAAAAGAAGTTAAATATCACTAA
- a CDS encoding DUF5458 family protein, with protein sequence MRTMSEQNTQKETAVQQQQAAVQTKNLNAELQALAKFGGFNVLESSVDGIQNLNPERKARRNIFLTDRERANERKELRKRIEMWIDMLKDGKSISEMVDLCQKKSAAVSDLLSQNQLKAVEEVKQLEKSYRTVMLFYKNTDADKIKNVSIVNASMAQLTDLDNSFFIDAIADELRANYDRLDLRTNYSLLVIPGYLGSNKVVEKWAKIAHDNKVMIFTDFADLEKPDDVIEMFFDSNLTGGDVYKSNVCMTCNYLVGRGRYTELGETEDLLIPPSAALAGSVYKTVMAQVTAGKKYGSMSEVDSVAFNLKKSEISEIEKIGLIPMVKEYGKVMAFSAKTLFNGDNLGLQTYSVVRVFDWVTKVLMDFLNRRAFENWNSKAERDLRGQISNFLDSIQGPGRLIEKFKILRFERDPKQKDRIFLDIHLTPYFPAKSFVIKLEGTKGDDENEWNSDYAQDA encoded by the coding sequence ATGAGAACCATGAGCGAACAGAACACACAGAAGGAAACCGCAGTACAGCAACAGCAGGCTGCGGTACAAACCAAAAACTTGAATGCGGAGTTACAGGCTTTGGCAAAGTTCGGAGGTTTCAACGTCTTGGAATCTTCGGTGGACGGCATACAGAATTTGAATCCGGAACGTAAGGCACGCCGGAATATATTCCTTACTGACCGGGAACGGGCTAACGAGCGTAAGGAACTGAGAAAAAGGATTGAGATGTGGATAGATATGCTGAAAGACGGCAAGTCCATCAGCGAAATGGTGGATTTGTGCCAGAAAAAGTCTGCTGCCGTCTCTGACCTGCTCTCTCAAAATCAGCTGAAGGCGGTAGAAGAAGTGAAACAATTGGAAAAATCATACCGCACGGTCATGCTTTTCTACAAGAATACGGATGCTGACAAGATTAAGAACGTATCCATTGTCAACGCTTCCATGGCGCAGCTTACCGATTTGGACAATTCTTTCTTTATCGACGCTATTGCCGACGAGCTTCGTGCCAACTATGACCGTTTGGATTTACGTACCAATTATTCACTGCTGGTAATCCCCGGATACCTGGGTTCCAACAAGGTGGTGGAGAAATGGGCAAAAATAGCGCATGACAACAAGGTTATGATTTTCACTGATTTTGCAGACCTTGAAAAACCGGATGATGTGATTGAGATGTTCTTCGATTCCAATCTGACAGGTGGCGATGTCTATAAGTCCAATGTCTGCATGACATGCAACTATCTGGTAGGACGTGGACGCTATACCGAATTGGGAGAAACCGAGGACTTGCTGATTCCACCTTCGGCTGCACTGGCTGGCAGTGTGTACAAAACCGTGATGGCACAGGTCACTGCCGGAAAAAAGTACGGCTCTATGAGCGAGGTGGACAGCGTGGCTTTCAACCTGAAGAAGAGCGAAATCTCCGAAATAGAAAAGATTGGTCTGATACCGATGGTAAAGGAATACGGCAAAGTCATGGCTTTCTCGGCAAAGACCTTGTTCAACGGTGACAATCTGGGCTTGCAGACCTACTCGGTGGTGCGTGTGTTCGATTGGGTGACAAAGGTCCTGATGGATTTTCTCAACCGCCGTGCCTTCGAAAATTGGAACAGCAAGGCTGAAAGGGATTTGCGCGGGCAGATTAGCAATTTCTTGGACAGCATACAAGGTCCCGGACGCCTGATTGAAAAATTCAAGATCCTGCGCTTCGAGAGAGACCCGAAGCAGAAGGACCGTATCTTCCTCGACATTCACCTGACTCCCTATTTCCCGGCAAAGAGCTTTGTCATCAAGCTGGAGGGAACGAAGGGGGATGATGAAAATGAATGGAACAGCGATTATGCACAGGATGCATAA
- a CDS encoding type VI secretion system Vgr family protein yields the protein MGASFLNLVATKVTVKGEEQKFVSLRLHQGFNRHHTFTIIVNYLSPNNTFQQTPEKFINYIGETANISFVHKQTGESYDFEGIINQVEMIGSVGETGGVAIHGASPTILYENNKTLDSWTDQTLSAIIKEVTQEYGKVSLVSNPEYDLPIPYMAQYNESVFDFMNRLSALYGEWFYYDGAKTYFGKPDKEDDPKKILYDVDLEEVRLVANLVPGKSARYDYVAQENKIHKADTPAKPEGMNDLQSIAHGCSEKAYSARTTSAANPHITDKAGLDEQMKIVKNSSGAGLLNIKGIGKTCRIRIGEVIDVAFPDRMKLSPLGKFRITEITHEVNRDGHYMNSFVGIPDQMTHIPVPNVKMPLALPELATVEKNDDEKGQGRVKVVFDWQKKGKTTNWIRVQSPNAGTSDAVSKNRGWVFVPEVGDQVMVGYEHGNPDRPYVTGAMFHKDSGKGGDKDNKLKSIITRSGNTILFDDETGSITIMDQTGKQLIVLDGKDTINIMAKKTVTVTNEEESVIIMDGRSIGLQSDTISIEGRKSITLLSGGENMILSGEKKIIGSSGTNIKQEASKGYDLSTQKGTVKGTNLSIEGTADVAVTGGIIKFNS from the coding sequence ATGGGAGCAAGTTTTCTGAATTTGGTAGCCACCAAGGTAACCGTGAAGGGGGAAGAACAAAAATTCGTTTCTTTACGCCTTCATCAAGGTTTCAACCGGCATCACACGTTTACTATAATTGTAAACTATCTGTCGCCTAACAACACCTTTCAGCAGACTCCGGAGAAATTCATCAATTACATTGGGGAGACTGCCAATATTTCATTCGTCCACAAGCAGACCGGAGAAAGCTATGATTTCGAAGGGATTATCAATCAGGTGGAAATGATTGGAAGTGTGGGCGAAACGGGCGGAGTGGCTATTCATGGAGCAAGCCCTACTATACTGTATGAAAATAACAAGACACTCGACTCATGGACGGATCAGACCTTATCCGCCATTATAAAGGAAGTGACACAGGAGTACGGAAAAGTCAGTCTGGTCTCTAATCCTGAATATGATTTGCCTATCCCTTACATGGCACAATACAACGAAAGTGTCTTTGATTTTATGAATCGCCTTTCGGCCCTGTATGGGGAATGGTTTTATTACGATGGCGCCAAAACTTATTTTGGCAAGCCGGACAAGGAGGACGACCCTAAGAAGATCTTGTATGACGTGGACTTGGAAGAAGTAAGGTTGGTAGCCAATCTGGTACCGGGGAAATCTGCCAGATACGATTATGTAGCGCAGGAGAACAAAATACATAAGGCAGATACGCCCGCTAAACCGGAAGGAATGAACGACCTCCAGTCCATTGCTCATGGCTGTTCGGAAAAGGCTTACAGCGCCCGCACCACTTCTGCGGCAAATCCGCATATCACAGACAAGGCGGGATTGGACGAACAAATGAAAATTGTAAAAAATTCATCCGGTGCCGGTCTCTTGAATATAAAGGGGATCGGAAAAACATGCCGGATCAGGATCGGAGAGGTTATTGACGTGGCTTTTCCGGATAGGATGAAATTGTCTCCTTTAGGGAAATTCCGTATTACTGAAATCACCCACGAGGTGAATCGGGACGGACATTATATGAATAGTTTTGTCGGCATCCCGGATCAAATGACACATATCCCTGTGCCCAATGTGAAAATGCCGTTGGCATTGCCTGAGTTGGCAACGGTGGAGAAGAACGATGACGAAAAAGGACAGGGACGCGTGAAGGTTGTCTTTGATTGGCAGAAAAAGGGAAAAACGACCAATTGGATCAGGGTACAGAGCCCTAATGCGGGAACAAGCGATGCGGTATCCAAAAACCGGGGATGGGTATTTGTTCCGGAAGTCGGGGACCAGGTGATGGTCGGTTATGAACACGGCAATCCGGACCGTCCTTATGTAACCGGAGCCATGTTTCACAAGGACTCGGGAAAGGGCGGAGACAAGGACAACAAACTGAAAAGTATCATCACCCGAAGTGGAAACACCATTCTTTTTGATGATGAGACGGGAAGTATCACCATTATGGACCAGACTGGGAAACAGCTTATTGTTCTGGATGGGAAAGATACGATTAATATCATGGCAAAGAAAACGGTGACCGTCACCAACGAAGAAGAGTCGGTTATTATCATGGATGGCAGGTCTATCGGCTTGCAGTCTGATACGATTTCCATTGAAGGGAGGAAAAGCATTACACTGTTGTCAGGCGGTGAGAACATGATACTCAGCGGTGAAAAGAAGATAATCGGCAGCAGTGGAACCAATATCAAGCAGGAGGCTTCCAAAGGATATGACTTGAGTACTCAGAAAGGCACAGTCAAAGGTACAAACTTGTCAATCGAAGGCACAGCCGATGTAGCGGTAACAGGAGGAATCATAAAGTTCAACTCATAA
- the tssD gene encoding type VI secretion system tube protein TssD has product MAFKASFKFSDSKEFDVLRWDVKFNRDVDPKGRPASDIYGGTINVEVESTPDTIVLDKMFKQYQPVNGNIVFKKADEDAKMKELVFENGYIVKYEEALNVANSYPMTIKFSISAQTVKMADATFVQDWPENN; this is encoded by the coding sequence ATGGCATTTAAAGCGTCATTTAAGTTCTCGGACTCGAAAGAGTTTGATGTGTTGAGATGGGATGTCAAGTTCAACCGTGATGTGGATCCTAAGGGTCGTCCGGCATCTGACATCTATGGTGGTACAATTAATGTCGAGGTTGAATCAACTCCGGATACGATTGTACTGGACAAAATGTTCAAGCAGTATCAGCCTGTAAACGGAAACATCGTCTTCAAGAAAGCAGACGAGGATGCCAAGATGAAGGAACTGGTATTTGAGAACGGGTATATTGTGAAGTACGAGGAGGCACTGAATGTAGCGAACTCATACCCAATGACAATCAAATTCTCCATCTCTGCTCAAACAGTGAAGATGGCTGATGCTACATTTGTACAAGACTGGCCGGAAAACAACTAA
- a CDS encoding ATP-dependent Clp protease ATP-binding subunit, with protein MDTGVGFINLDDSIKIALNIAQAVARENANEYYTPSHLLKALLHKEVGLRDFILSIGKDLGYLEEWADVHIEQCPKSTQLSEIKPSEKIGSLFRAADDVRIELGLFDINPICVLAALAKPGVAFSSDQLKSFPILEKDIRSIYNNEPSGNPPVFMTESPVLSPNSSSSSFLTKYCMDLTAAATNSLHPVINRDRENRMIMEILGSLSKSNVLIVGDAGVGKTALVYGLAWDIVNHKVPSFLEGARVFELDNASLIAGATYKGEIEDRLKNILKELRGIDNAILFIDEIHVLLDSRQGNSGAGNVLKPELSHGNLTVIGATTIDEYRKIIEPDHAFNRRFEVIQINEPDMKSAIQMLHSVQKQYVDYHHVKISEDAVAECVRLAKRYVKDRRLPDSAIGLLDMTLSAIKMVNETGKNDAEILLGQLNEIEQAEKEPVEKEEELRDLIFLMHNKLSPILLGVIPEETNVQELQKYEELAAYLRNALNAILRFAEKEIEQVEVYEVAAVVASKTGIPIGKIQSQEKERLLNMEEYLRRRVVGQDRALKTLTDAILESRSGMNKPGQPIGSFFLLGPTGTGKTELAKALAETLFNDEKSMIRFDMSEFKEEHSAALLYGAPPGYVGYEEGGMLVNKIRQQPYAVVLFDEIEKAHPSVYDIFLQIMDEGKLHDRLGKEGDFSNSIILFTSNVGSEWLTRQLESGNVPTTNQIMEVMGQYFRPEFLARLSEIVPFSPISEDILLKIFDIQFNGVKKLLDKQGINIIISDDARKMLAHKGFTPKYGARQVAGVIRNYLRRPISRLIIKEELCQGKTLEVGLDERNELTLNIHS; from the coding sequence ATGGATACAGGAGTTGGTTTCATTAATCTTGATGATTCTATAAAAATTGCGCTTAACATAGCACAGGCAGTGGCCCGTGAAAATGCAAATGAGTATTATACCCCTTCGCATTTATTGAAAGCCTTACTTCATAAGGAAGTAGGGCTAAGAGATTTTATTTTAAGTATAGGTAAGGATTTGGGCTATCTGGAAGAATGGGCGGATGTTCATATCGAGCAATGCCCGAAATCTACCCAGCTGTCAGAAATCAAGCCTTCGGAAAAGATTGGCAGCCTATTCCGTGCTGCCGATGATGTGCGCATAGAGCTAGGGCTGTTCGATATTAACCCTATATGTGTATTGGCTGCCCTGGCAAAGCCGGGAGTCGCCTTTTCGAGCGACCAGCTCAAATCCTTTCCCATACTGGAAAAGGATATCCGTTCCATATATAATAATGAGCCGTCAGGCAACCCTCCCGTTTTCATGACGGAAAGTCCTGTCCTGTCCCCCAATTCATCTTCATCTTCCTTTTTAACCAAATACTGTATGGACCTTACCGCTGCTGCGACGAACAGCCTGCATCCGGTAATCAACCGTGACCGCGAGAACCGCATGATCATGGAGATTTTAGGCAGCCTCAGCAAATCCAATGTGCTGATTGTCGGCGATGCCGGGGTCGGGAAAACGGCTTTAGTTTATGGGCTTGCGTGGGATATCGTGAACCATAAAGTACCCTCCTTCCTGGAAGGAGCCCGTGTCTTTGAACTGGATAATGCCTCACTCATAGCCGGAGCGACCTATAAAGGAGAAATTGAAGACCGCCTGAAAAATATCCTGAAAGAACTTCGCGGCATCGACAACGCTATCCTGTTTATTGATGAAATCCATGTATTGCTGGATAGCCGGCAAGGGAATTCGGGCGCCGGAAATGTGCTGAAACCCGAATTGTCGCACGGTAACCTGACCGTGATAGGCGCCACTACCATTGACGAATACCGTAAGATCATCGAGCCGGACCATGCCTTTAACCGCCGTTTTGAGGTGATACAAATCAATGAGCCGGACATGAAGTCCGCCATTCAGATGCTGCACTCCGTACAGAAACAGTATGTGGACTACCACCATGTAAAAATCAGCGAGGACGCAGTAGCCGAATGTGTGCGCCTTGCCAAACGGTATGTGAAAGACCGCCGTTTGCCGGATTCTGCCATAGGGCTGCTGGACATGACACTCTCCGCCATTAAAATGGTGAATGAAACAGGCAAGAACGATGCGGAAATCCTGCTTGGCCAATTGAACGAAATTGAGCAGGCGGAAAAGGAGCCTGTAGAGAAGGAAGAAGAACTGAGGGACCTGATATTTCTGATGCACAACAAGCTAAGCCCTATCCTGCTGGGAGTCATACCAGAAGAGACGAATGTCCAAGAATTGCAGAAGTATGAAGAACTGGCAGCTTATCTGAGAAACGCATTGAATGCCATTCTCCGGTTTGCCGAGAAAGAAATAGAGCAGGTGGAAGTGTATGAGGTTGCTGCCGTTGTTGCCAGCAAGACAGGTATCCCTATCGGTAAAATACAGTCCCAGGAAAAAGAACGCCTGCTCAATATGGAGGAGTATTTGCGGCGCAGGGTCGTCGGACAAGACCGGGCATTGAAGACATTGACAGACGCTATTCTGGAATCCCGCAGCGGTATGAACAAGCCGGGGCAACCTATCGGCTCCTTCTTCCTGCTAGGACCCACCGGAACCGGAAAGACCGAACTCGCCAAGGCATTGGCAGAAACACTATTCAACGACGAGAAGTCCATGATCCGCTTTGACATGTCCGAATTCAAGGAAGAACACTCTGCCGCCCTGCTATACGGTGCGCCTCCGGGATACGTGGGCTATGAGGAAGGCGGTATGCTGGTCAACAAGATACGCCAGCAACCATACGCCGTCGTGTTATTTGACGAGATAGAGAAAGCGCACCCTTCCGTATATGACATTTTCCTACAAATCATGGACGAAGGGAAACTGCATGACCGGCTGGGAAAGGAAGGGGATTTTTCGAACTCCATTATCCTGTTCACCTCCAATGTGGGAAGCGAGTGGCTGACAAGACAGCTGGAATCGGGCAATGTACCGACCACCAACCAGATAATGGAGGTGATGGGGCAGTATTTCCGCCCAGAATTCCTTGCCCGCCTGTCTGAAATTGTCCCATTCTCCCCTATCAGCGAAGATATCCTATTGAAAATATTCGATATACAATTCAACGGGGTCAAGAAACTACTGGACAAACAGGGTATCAACATCATCATCAGTGACGATGCCCGAAAGATGCTTGCCCATAAGGGATTTACTCCCAAATACGGCGCACGCCAAGTGGCCGGTGTAATCCGTAACTATCTGCGCAGACCCATATCGCGCCTCATTATCAAAGAGGAACTGTGCCAGGGAAAGACACTGGAGGTCGGCCTGGATGAACGAAACGAATTAACCTTGAATATTCACTCCTAA